A window of the Planctomycetota bacterium genome harbors these coding sequences:
- a CDS encoding FAD/NAD(P)-binding protein codes for MSTPAAQTDVAAIPAVTPFMPRLARIVAAEQFTAKEKWFRIVPQDGRPLAHPPMSFVQVTVFGIGEAPISVCSSPTREQSFELCVRAVGSVTNAMHKLGVGDTIGIRGPFGNGFDASAHKGKDFLFVAGGLGLAPARSLIQYVLDKRQDYGKVTILVGARTPGDLLFTQDIQEWLSRPDVDAHVTVDRPAEGWKGNVGVITTLFRKIKLNAANTLAVIIGPPIMFKFAVLEALANGIPENRCICSLERRMKCGLGWCGHCQIRNVYVCKEGPVFTYEQVKKLREGI; via the coding sequence GCCGCCATCCCGGCCGTGACTCCGTTCATGCCCCGGCTGGCGCGCATCGTGGCCGCCGAGCAGTTCACCGCCAAGGAGAAGTGGTTCCGCATCGTGCCCCAGGACGGTCGCCCCCTGGCCCACCCGCCGATGAGCTTCGTGCAGGTGACCGTCTTCGGCATCGGCGAGGCCCCCATCTCGGTGTGCTCCTCGCCCACGCGCGAGCAGTCGTTCGAGCTGTGCGTCCGCGCCGTCGGCTCGGTCACCAACGCCATGCACAAGCTCGGCGTCGGCGACACCATCGGCATCCGAGGCCCGTTCGGCAACGGCTTCGACGCCTCCGCGCACAAGGGCAAGGACTTCCTCTTCGTCGCCGGCGGTCTCGGCCTCGCGCCGGCCCGTTCGCTCATCCAGTACGTGCTCGACAAGCGCCAGGACTACGGGAAGGTGACCATCCTGGTCGGCGCCCGCACCCCCGGCGACCTGCTCTTCACCCAGGACATCCAGGAGTGGCTCTCCCGCCCCGACGTGGACGCGCACGTGACCGTGGACCGTCCGGCCGAGGGCTGGAAGGGCAACGTAGGCGTCATCACCACGCTCTTCCGCAAGATCAAGCTCAACGCGGCCAACACCCTGGCCGTCATCATCGGGCCCCCCATCATGTTCAAGTTCGCCGTCCTCGAGGCCCTGGCCAACGGCATCCCCGAGAACCGCTGCATCTGCTCGCTCGAGCGGCGCATGAAATGCGGCCTCGGCTGGTGCGGCCACTGCCAGATCCGCAACGTCTACGTCTGCAAGGAAGGCCCCGTCTTCACCTACGAGCAGGTCAAGAAACTCAGAGAGGGCATCTGA
- a CDS encoding NADH:ubiquinone oxidoreductase, with amino-acid sequence MAKPRLAFFSFASCEGCQLQFLNLEDEILDIVPHVDIVEFREAIDNHSDDYDVAFIEGSITRPADEAKLKKIRKRAKFIVAFGACATTGGVNRIKNTQPLEDVRKCVYGDKWNLPALDTYPTKSVGEVVKVDFNLHGCPASKKEILELTKALLQGRPPRFARYPVCVDCKLAENLCLFHKGDFCLGVITRAGCDQPCPTVGARCIGCRGLIEEPNRNAAMDVLADAGLSVDDVLREFRLFQTYAEEAEAPKTK; translated from the coding sequence ATGGCAAAACCCCGCCTTGCCTTCTTCAGCTTCGCCAGTTGTGAGGGCTGCCAGCTCCAGTTCCTCAACCTCGAGGACGAGATCCTCGACATCGTGCCCCACGTGGACATCGTGGAGTTCCGCGAGGCGATTGACAACCACAGCGACGACTACGACGTCGCCTTCATCGAGGGCTCCATCACCCGCCCCGCCGATGAGGCCAAGCTCAAGAAGATCCGCAAGCGCGCCAAGTTCATCGTCGCCTTCGGCGCCTGCGCCACCACCGGCGGCGTCAACCGCATCAAGAACACGCAGCCGCTCGAAGACGTCCGCAAATGCGTCTACGGCGACAAGTGGAACCTCCCGGCCCTCGACACCTACCCCACCAAGTCCGTCGGCGAAGTGGTGAAGGTGGACTTCAATCTCCACGGCTGCCCGGCCTCGAAGAAGGAGATTCTGGAACTCACCAAGGCGCTCTTGCAGGGCCGCCCCCCGCGCTTCGCCCGCTATCCCGTGTGCGTGGACTGCAAGCTGGCCGAAAACCTGTGCCTCTTCCACAAAGGCGACTTCTGCCTCGGCGTGATCACCCGCGCCGGCTGCGACCAGCCCTGCCCCACCGTGGGCGCCCGCTGCATCGGCTGCCGCGGCCTCATCGAGGAGCCCAACCGCAACGCGGCTATGGACGTGCTGGCCGACGCCGGCCTGAGCGTGGACGACGTGCTTCGTGAATTCCGCCTCTTCCAGACCTATGCCGAAGAGGCCGAAGCCCCCAAGACCAAGTAG
- a CDS encoding Ni/Fe hydrogenase subunit alpha, giving the protein MSTVNIHIHEVTRIEGHGDVILNAKNGQIVDLKWAVTEAPRFFEAMFRGRSWRDASYLGSRICGICAVAHASTSVRATEEAFGLTLSDQDLKFRTLNYHGEMLESHVLHLMFLVAPDAFKAPSVLPLAATHPEAVKMALRLKKMGNYISDVICGRKLHPVSLVPGGFSSLPTVKQMRELQKYVDAREADIKMMVDTIVSVLPLFPKYMLDFERETEFISLTHPDEFALYRGDIKSTDTGKVTDHRDYKSVIKERIVEHSTAKWTSSQRSSFAVGSLARCNNNAAQLNKEAQAIVKAVGFKPVVHKPFYNNVAQLIETVHCYYEAKRLIAELLDTGWKHEPPQVKPRAGRGVGVCEAPRGLLIHDYTYDDKGIITAANCIVPTTENHGSIEDDIRVLAPQIIDKPQPEITHALEMLVRTYDPCISCSVHMLNVKFV; this is encoded by the coding sequence ATGAGCACCGTGAACATCCACATCCACGAGGTCACCCGCATCGAGGGCCACGGCGACGTCATCCTCAACGCCAAGAACGGCCAGATCGTGGACCTCAAGTGGGCAGTCACCGAGGCCCCCCGCTTCTTCGAAGCCATGTTCCGCGGCCGCTCCTGGCGCGACGCCTCCTACCTCGGCTCGCGCATCTGCGGCATCTGCGCCGTCGCCCACGCCTCCACCTCCGTGCGCGCCACCGAGGAAGCCTTCGGCCTCACCCTCAGCGACCAGGACCTCAAGTTCCGCACCCTCAACTACCACGGCGAAATGCTCGAGAGCCACGTGCTCCACCTCATGTTCCTCGTCGCCCCCGACGCCTTCAAGGCTCCCAGCGTCCTGCCCCTCGCCGCCACCCACCCCGAAGCCGTCAAGATGGCCCTCCGCCTCAAGAAGATGGGCAACTACATCTCCGACGTCATCTGCGGCCGCAAGCTCCACCCCGTCTCCCTCGTGCCCGGCGGCTTCAGCTCCCTGCCCACCGTCAAGCAGATGCGCGAGCTCCAGAAGTACGTGGACGCCCGCGAGGCCGACATCAAGATGATGGTGGACACGATCGTCAGCGTCCTGCCCCTCTTCCCGAAGTACATGCTCGACTTCGAGCGCGAGACCGAGTTCATCTCGCTCACCCACCCCGACGAGTTCGCCCTCTACCGCGGCGACATCAAGAGCACCGACACCGGCAAAGTCACCGACCACCGCGACTACAAGAGCGTGATCAAGGAGCGCATCGTCGAGCACTCGACGGCCAAGTGGACCTCCTCCCAGCGCTCCTCCTTCGCCGTCGGCTCGCTCGCCCGTTGCAACAACAACGCGGCCCAGCTCAACAAGGAGGCCCAGGCCATCGTCAAGGCCGTCGGCTTCAAGCCCGTCGTCCACAAGCCCTTCTACAACAACGTCGCCCAGCTCATCGAAACCGTCCACTGCTACTACGAGGCCAAGCGCCTCATCGCCGAGCTGCTCGACACCGGCTGGAAGCACGAGCCGCCGCAGGTGAAGCCCCGCGCCGGCCGGGGCGTCGGCGTGTGCGAGGCCCCGCGCGGCCTCCTCATCCACGACTACACCTACGACGACAAGGGCATCATCACCGCCGCCAACTGCATCGTGCCCACCACCGAGAACCACGGCAGCATCGAGGACGACATTCGCGTGCTCGCGCCCCAGATCATAGACAAGCCGCAGCCCGAGATCACCCACGCCCTCGAGATGCTCGTCCGCACCTACGACCCCTGCATCTCGTGCTCCGTGCACATGCTCAACGTCAAGTTCGTCTGA
- a CDS encoding VCBS repeat-containing protein, protein MDWNSDGKLDLLAGDSAGNVTLFLNIGTKEQPVLAAGKLVEADGKPIAASRQTYKMLDGKMVVDKTIAGSHPLAEVYSKIHMADWDGDGLKDLLVGHNNTIVFYKNAGTPSEPRLQAPVKLECPEKSFPLRPSPYVVDWDGDGKKDLLVGTEEAKVLFYRNVGTAAAPRLAAGEDLGLRGDGFQAGYRCRVEVTDWNNDGKLDLLVGNFYSGRPASGGNLWLFLRR, encoded by the coding sequence GTGGATTGGAACAGCGACGGCAAGCTCGATCTCCTGGCAGGCGACTCCGCGGGCAACGTGACCCTGTTCCTCAACATTGGCACGAAGGAGCAACCCGTCCTCGCTGCCGGCAAACTTGTGGAGGCCGACGGCAAACCGATCGCGGCCAGCCGCCAGACCTACAAGATGCTCGACGGAAAGATGGTCGTAGACAAGACCATCGCGGGCAGCCATCCCCTCGCCGAGGTCTACTCGAAGATTCACATGGCCGACTGGGACGGCGACGGGCTCAAGGACCTGCTGGTCGGCCACAACAACACCATCGTCTTCTACAAGAATGCGGGCACGCCCTCCGAGCCTCGGCTCCAGGCGCCAGTGAAGCTCGAGTGCCCAGAGAAGAGCTTCCCCCTGCGCCCGTCGCCCTACGTGGTGGACTGGGATGGCGATGGGAAGAAGGACCTCCTGGTCGGCACCGAGGAGGCGAAGGTCCTCTTCTACCGCAACGTCGGCACCGCCGCCGCCCCCAGGCTGGCCGCGGGCGAGGACCTGGGTCTCCGCGGCGATGGCTTCCAGGCGGGCTATCGTTGCCGCGTCGAGGTCACCGACTGGAATAACGACGGCAAGCTCGACCTCCTGGTGGGCAACTTCTATAGCGGAAGGCCGGCATCGGGGGGCAACCTCTGGCTCTTCCTGCGCCGGTGA
- a CDS encoding prolyl oligopeptidase family serine peptidase produces MPRSAAIATLLLLGAAMSDAAETPKPADKPGDKVLEAYIRQEALRLDAAFADDLASAKAWRQRRDEYRRQLLWMLGLWPLPERTPLNPVVTGIVEGEGYVVEKLHFQSRPGLYVTANLYRPKKPEGRLPAVLYGCGHANKGRDGNKTAYQPHGIWLATHGYVCLMIDSLMLGEIASIHHGTYRENRWWWHSRGYTPAGVECWNCIRALDYLETRPEVDPTRLGVTGRSGGGAYTAWVTAADDRVKAAIPVSGISDLEDYLNPPVINGHCDCMFLYNTYQWPWTRILGLAAPRPLLFTNSDADTIFPMPGNERTIERLRKLYALLGQPGHVDAFVTPGPHKDGPPLRIAAFGWFNRFLKGDAASVTEPETYPTIEGKELRAFPDDLPADAINPTIDRQFVPVATVAVPTSPQALAALRGRLLAELHDTSFRAWPKELPANPIQLGDAPSAGALVSEPPLETAYRYLPAKQGSRVCWLLILNEGDKDDALPEWAADVVGNDACVVLAPRGVGPTETTLKQPYYFRRSMALLGRTLDSGRLWDILAFLRCAERPGTTWKIAGKGQAGILGAYAALFDERLAEAVCLEPPATHDDGPYFLSVMRVLDIPDALGLLAPRPLVLRGAAAEAFDKTTAYYRAAGAAQMLTRR; encoded by the coding sequence ATGCCCAGGTCCGCCGCCATCGCCACATTGCTTCTGCTGGGAGCCGCCATGAGCGACGCCGCCGAAACGCCCAAGCCGGCCGACAAGCCGGGCGACAAGGTGCTCGAAGCCTACATCCGCCAGGAGGCCCTGCGGCTCGACGCGGCCTTCGCCGACGACCTGGCGTCGGCGAAGGCGTGGCGGCAGCGGCGCGACGAGTATCGCCGCCAACTCCTCTGGATGCTCGGCCTGTGGCCCCTGCCCGAACGCACGCCCCTCAACCCCGTGGTCACGGGCATCGTGGAGGGCGAGGGCTACGTGGTCGAGAAGCTCCATTTCCAGAGCCGCCCCGGCCTCTACGTCACGGCCAACCTCTACCGCCCGAAGAAGCCCGAGGGCAGGCTCCCCGCCGTGCTCTACGGCTGCGGCCACGCCAACAAGGGCCGCGACGGCAACAAGACCGCCTATCAGCCCCACGGCATCTGGCTCGCCACCCACGGCTACGTCTGCCTGATGATTGACAGCCTGATGCTCGGCGAGATCGCCAGCATCCACCACGGCACCTACCGCGAGAACCGCTGGTGGTGGCACTCCCGCGGCTACACGCCCGCGGGCGTCGAGTGCTGGAACTGCATCCGCGCCCTCGACTACCTCGAGACGCGGCCCGAGGTAGACCCCACGCGCCTCGGCGTCACCGGCCGCTCGGGCGGCGGGGCCTACACCGCCTGGGTCACAGCCGCCGACGACCGCGTCAAGGCCGCCATCCCCGTCAGCGGCATAAGCGACCTCGAGGACTACCTCAACCCCCCTGTCATCAACGGCCATTGCGACTGCATGTTCCTCTACAACACCTATCAGTGGCCCTGGACGCGCATCCTGGGCCTCGCCGCCCCCAGGCCCCTGCTGTTCACCAACTCCGACGCCGACACCATCTTCCCGATGCCCGGCAACGAGCGCACCATCGAGCGCCTGCGCAAGCTCTACGCCCTGCTCGGCCAGCCCGGGCACGTGGACGCCTTCGTCACCCCCGGCCCGCACAAGGACGGGCCCCCCCTCCGCATCGCCGCCTTCGGCTGGTTCAACCGCTTCCTCAAGGGCGACGCCGCGTCCGTCACCGAGCCCGAAACGTACCCGACCATCGAGGGCAAGGAACTCCGGGCGTTCCCCGACGACCTGCCCGCCGACGCGATCAACCCGACGATAGATCGCCAGTTCGTGCCCGTGGCGACTGTGGCCGTGCCCACCTCGCCGCAGGCTCTGGCCGCCCTGCGCGGCAGGCTGCTCGCCGAGCTTCACGACACCAGTTTCCGCGCCTGGCCGAAAGAACTCCCCGCGAATCCTATCCAGCTCGGCGACGCGCCCTCCGCCGGCGCCCTCGTCAGCGAGCCGCCGCTCGAGACCGCCTATCGTTACCTCCCCGCGAAACAGGGATCAAGGGTCTGCTGGCTCCTCATTCTCAACGAGGGCGACAAGGACGACGCCCTGCCTGAATGGGCCGCCGACGTTGTCGGCAACGACGCCTGCGTCGTCCTCGCCCCCCGCGGCGTCGGCCCCACCGAGACGACGCTCAAGCAGCCCTACTACTTCCGCCGCTCGATGGCCCTCCTCGGCCGCACGCTGGACAGCGGGCGCCTGTGGGATATTCTGGCATTTCTTCGCTGTGCGGAGCGCCCCGGCACCACGTGGAAGATCGCCGGCAAGGGCCAGGCAGGCATCCTCGGCGCCTACGCCGCCCTCTTCGACGAGCGGCTCGCGGAGGCCGTCTGCCTCGAGCCGCCCGCCACCCACGACGACGGCCCCTACTTCCTGAGCGTGATGCGCGTCCTCGACATCCCCGACGCCCTGGGCCTCCTCGCCCCACGCCCCCTGGTCCTACGCGGAGCCGCAGCCGAAGCCTTCGACAAGACCACCGCCTACTACCGCGCCGCCGGGGCCGCACAGATGCTCACCCGCCGGTAG
- a CDS encoding alpha-glucosidase/alpha-galactosidase, with protein sequence MAKIAFIGAGSLGFSRRLMIDLLNCPALRDTEFALMDVDAVRLGYMDRIASRIIGEMNVPARHFVTTNRRKALEGADFVITMILVAGIDVFQHDINVPLKYGVDQCIGDSYGVGGVFRALRTIPVMADIARDMADLCPDALLLNYTNPMSMLMWGVNAAVPDLQTVGLCHSVQGTAHQIARWIGVPPEEVDYWVAGINHQAWFLELTRKGKDLYPRLRKVLDNPEVVQKETCRFELFRHFGYFVTESSGHNSEYIPWIRKRPELIEKYCPGGGWNGGTAFILELYGANRKDYKKGLARMAEGKDPINYNRSHEYGSYIIDAVTTGQTFRFNGNVPNDGLITNLLPGCCVEVPCYADRHGVNPAFVGDLPAQLAAINQAHVAVCELTVQAALTGDRDAVYQACALDPLTGAVCSLDEVRSMCDELFEASAAWLPTFKARRKARQTRRGRK encoded by the coding sequence ATGGCCAAGATCGCGTTCATCGGGGCGGGGAGCCTCGGCTTCTCGCGGCGGCTGATGATTGACCTGCTGAACTGCCCGGCGCTGCGCGACACCGAGTTCGCGCTGATGGACGTGGATGCGGTGCGCCTGGGCTACATGGACCGCATCGCGTCGCGGATCATCGGGGAGATGAACGTTCCCGCCAGGCATTTCGTCACGACCAACCGGCGCAAGGCGCTCGAGGGCGCCGACTTCGTCATCACCATGATCCTGGTGGCCGGCATTGACGTGTTCCAGCACGACATCAACGTCCCGCTGAAGTACGGCGTGGACCAGTGCATCGGCGACTCCTACGGCGTGGGAGGCGTGTTCCGCGCGCTCCGCACCATTCCCGTGATGGCCGACATCGCGCGCGACATGGCCGACCTGTGCCCCGACGCGCTGCTGCTCAACTACACCAACCCGATGTCCATGCTCATGTGGGGCGTGAACGCCGCCGTGCCGGACCTCCAGACCGTCGGCCTGTGCCACAGCGTGCAGGGCACGGCCCACCAGATCGCCCGCTGGATCGGCGTGCCGCCCGAGGAGGTGGACTACTGGGTCGCCGGCATCAACCACCAGGCCTGGTTCCTCGAGCTGACCCGGAAGGGCAAGGACCTCTACCCCCGGCTGCGCAAGGTGCTCGACAACCCCGAGGTGGTGCAGAAGGAAACCTGTCGGTTCGAGCTCTTCCGCCACTTCGGCTACTTCGTCACCGAATCGAGCGGCCACAACTCCGAGTACATCCCCTGGATTCGCAAGCGCCCCGAACTGATCGAGAAGTACTGCCCCGGCGGCGGCTGGAACGGCGGCACCGCCTTCATCCTCGAGCTCTACGGCGCGAACCGCAAAGACTACAAGAAGGGCCTCGCCCGCATGGCCGAGGGCAAGGACCCCATCAACTACAACCGCAGCCACGAGTACGGCTCGTACATCATTGACGCGGTGACCACGGGCCAGACCTTCCGCTTCAACGGCAACGTGCCCAACGACGGCCTCATCACCAACCTGCTGCCCGGCTGCTGCGTGGAGGTGCCATGCTACGCGGACCGCCACGGCGTGAACCCCGCGTTCGTGGGGGACCTGCCGGCGCAACTGGCGGCCATCAACCAGGCGCACGTGGCCGTGTGCGAGCTCACCGTGCAGGCGGCCCTCACGGGCGACCGCGACGCCGTGTACCAGGCCTGCGCGCTCGACCCGCTCACCGGCGCCGTGTGCTCGCTCGACGAGGTGCGCTCGATGTGCGATGAGCTGTTCGAGGCCAGCGCCGCGTGGCTCCCCACGTTCAAGGCGCGCCGCAAAGCAAGGCAGACGCGGCGCGGCCGAAAGTGA
- a CDS encoding peptide transporter, with protein MAEAPDAKRQIEVPYEEGFSLRTVLGAVFVGLVMMPGSIYMGLIAGQTLGPAAEWVTIILFTEVARRSFITLRRQEVYILYYVAGGLAAAVVAANLAGGPFTGFIWNQFLVRSSPAEGMGIAQGIPRWAVPAPDSPALANRLLFHRDWMIPILLVLVGQVLGRMNWFGMGYLLFRLTSDAERLPFPLAPITAEGATALAETTTKEGSWRWPVFSTGSMIGIVFGSIYVGIPALTGLILDKPLEILPIPFADLTANAHGVLPAALAGISFDLGIFLFAMVLPFPMVVGIFTSTLLTSVVANPILYKAGLLPGWQPGMNLLLTKFRTDMDFWMSIGIGTALAVAVLGIVRCIRSGAFRLRGALPRPEGRGDFPLWVALLIYAAATSCYVVLCHVLVPRFPLWMLIFFGFVWTPLNSYISARMIGLTGSPVAFPFLRETSFILARYQGVDIWFAPLPLADYGGVASLFRVLDLTRTKITSLLKAELVIIPVSLVCSFLFWSFFWYLEEIPSSTYPFTARMWPFFARNQCLFMTATSSGTQWLLQAIKPGLIVTGFGAGLALYAAVGALGLPALFFYGLIGGIAGWPNAAVPMFIGACIGRYVIARRLGAEKWRRYVPVLCAGYACGVGLIGMLAVGISIITRAVSGLPF; from the coding sequence ATGGCTGAGGCTCCAGACGCCAAGCGCCAGATCGAGGTTCCGTACGAGGAGGGCTTCAGCCTCCGCACGGTGCTCGGCGCGGTGTTCGTGGGCCTTGTGATGATGCCTGGCTCGATCTACATGGGTTTGATCGCCGGGCAAACGCTCGGCCCCGCCGCCGAGTGGGTCACGATCATCCTGTTCACCGAGGTCGCACGCCGCTCGTTCATCACCCTGCGCCGGCAAGAGGTCTACATCCTCTACTACGTGGCCGGCGGCCTCGCGGCCGCCGTGGTGGCGGCCAACCTGGCCGGCGGGCCGTTCACGGGCTTCATCTGGAACCAGTTCCTCGTTCGGTCGTCTCCGGCCGAAGGCATGGGGATCGCGCAAGGCATCCCGCGGTGGGCCGTGCCGGCGCCCGATTCGCCCGCGCTCGCCAACCGGCTCCTGTTCCACCGCGACTGGATGATTCCCATCCTCCTCGTGCTCGTCGGCCAGGTGCTCGGGCGGATGAACTGGTTCGGGATGGGCTACCTGCTGTTCCGCCTGACGAGCGACGCCGAGCGGCTGCCCTTCCCGCTGGCGCCCATCACGGCCGAGGGCGCCACCGCCCTGGCCGAGACGACCACCAAGGAGGGCTCGTGGCGCTGGCCCGTCTTCTCCACCGGCTCGATGATCGGCATCGTGTTCGGCAGCATCTACGTCGGCATCCCCGCGCTCACGGGCCTCATCCTCGACAAGCCGCTCGAGATTCTTCCAATCCCCTTCGCCGACCTCACGGCCAACGCGCACGGCGTGCTGCCGGCGGCCCTGGCCGGGATCAGCTTCGACCTGGGCATCTTCCTGTTCGCCATGGTGCTGCCGTTTCCCATGGTCGTGGGCATCTTCACCAGCACCCTGCTCACCTCGGTCGTCGCCAATCCCATCCTCTACAAGGCCGGGTTGCTGCCCGGCTGGCAGCCGGGGATGAACCTGCTCCTGACGAAGTTCCGCACGGACATGGACTTCTGGATGAGCATCGGCATCGGCACCGCCCTGGCCGTCGCTGTGCTGGGCATCGTGCGCTGCATTCGCTCGGGCGCGTTCCGCCTCCGCGGCGCCCTGCCGCGACCCGAGGGGAGAGGGGACTTCCCTCTCTGGGTCGCCCTTCTCATCTATGCCGCGGCCACGTCGTGCTACGTGGTGCTGTGCCATGTCCTTGTGCCGCGGTTCCCGCTCTGGATGCTCATCTTCTTCGGGTTTGTGTGGACGCCGCTGAACTCCTACATCTCGGCCCGGATGATCGGGCTGACCGGCTCGCCCGTGGCCTTTCCGTTCCTTCGCGAGACCAGCTTCATCCTGGCGAGATACCAGGGCGTGGACATCTGGTTCGCGCCCCTCCCGCTGGCCGACTACGGGGGGGTGGCATCGCTCTTCCGCGTGCTTGACCTCACGCGCACCAAGATCACGAGCCTGCTCAAGGCCGAGCTGGTGATCATCCCTGTCAGCCTCGTGTGCAGCTTCCTGTTCTGGTCATTCTTCTGGTACCTCGAGGAGATTCCGTCGTCTACGTACCCCTTCACGGCGAGGATGTGGCCGTTCTTCGCGCGGAACCAGTGCCTGTTCATGACGGCCACGTCGAGCGGCACCCAGTGGCTGCTCCAGGCGATCAAGCCCGGGCTGATCGTCACGGGGTTTGGCGCAGGGCTGGCTCTCTACGCGGCCGTTGGCGCGCTGGGGCTGCCCGCGCTGTTCTTCTACGGCCTCATCGGCGGCATCGCGGGCTGGCCGAACGCCGCGGTCCCGATGTTCATCGGGGCCTGCATCGGGCGCTACGTGATCGCGCGGCGCCTGGGTGCGGAGAAGTGGCGCCGCTACGTGCCCGTGCTGTGCGCCGGCTACGCTTGTGGCGTGGGGCTCATCGGCATGCTTGCCGTGGGCATCAGCATCATCACCCGCGCGGTCTCGGGCCTGCCGTTCTGA